Proteins encoded within one genomic window of Citricoccus muralis:
- a CDS encoding glycosyltransferase translates to MSPHFPPAVQAGGPIRSLDAIVSSAPERYRTRVITSSRDLNGDEDLVGTVDSWVPYGRAQVYYASTHRAGGVVQMWRQLRASRPDYIYCNSYWSPTFTQAVLMLARTGYFGRAEVVVAPRGEFAVGALGRHALRKKVLMRVNKLLGTHHRVSWQAASVHEEQDIRRVIGDDAVVIVQEDATLLPQHPASVPDGAGEEPHLAFLGRVMEHKGLHLAIEALGRTGHRVPLVVYGPEESADYARRCREVALQFSVDLRFASVLHHDEVATALNGVDLLLLPTRGESFGHVVAEALAAACPVMITPETPWTERIRDHGAGYVVERDVDAWTTALNRYLALSAEQRRAVRRGAQSAYRHWWDETAAQPHFFDLMAATGEPVRG, encoded by the coding sequence ATGAGCCCGCACTTTCCTCCCGCGGTGCAGGCTGGCGGCCCCATCCGTTCCTTGGACGCCATCGTGTCCTCAGCGCCCGAGCGGTACCGGACGCGGGTGATCACCTCCAGCCGGGACCTCAACGGTGACGAGGACCTGGTGGGCACGGTCGATTCATGGGTTCCTTACGGGCGGGCCCAGGTCTACTACGCCTCCACGCACCGCGCCGGTGGGGTCGTCCAGATGTGGCGGCAGCTGCGCGCCTCGCGCCCCGACTACATCTACTGCAACTCCTATTGGTCGCCGACCTTCACCCAGGCCGTGCTGATGCTCGCCCGCACCGGATACTTTGGCCGGGCGGAGGTGGTGGTCGCCCCGCGTGGAGAATTCGCCGTCGGCGCGCTGGGGCGGCATGCGCTGCGCAAGAAGGTGTTGATGCGGGTCAACAAGTTGCTGGGCACCCACCACCGGGTGTCGTGGCAGGCGGCATCGGTGCATGAGGAGCAAGACATCCGCCGGGTGATCGGGGACGACGCCGTCGTCATCGTCCAGGAAGACGCGACCCTGCTGCCTCAGCACCCCGCATCGGTCCCCGACGGCGCTGGCGAGGAACCTCACCTGGCGTTCCTCGGACGCGTGATGGAGCACAAGGGCCTGCACCTGGCCATCGAGGCGCTGGGCCGAACCGGGCACCGGGTGCCGCTGGTGGTCTACGGTCCGGAAGAGTCCGCCGACTATGCCCGCCGCTGCCGGGAAGTGGCGCTCCAGTTTTCTGTGGACCTGCGGTTCGCCTCGGTGCTGCACCACGATGAGGTGGCGACGGCGCTCAACGGGGTCGACCTGTTACTGCTTCCCACCCGGGGCGAGAGCTTCGGGCATGTGGTGGCCGAGGCCCTGGCCGCGGCCTGCCCCGTGATGATCACTCCCGAGACGCCCTGGACGGAGCGGATCCGCGACCACGGTGCCGGATACGTGGTGGAGCGCGACGTCGACGCCTGGACGACCGCCCTGAACCGATATCTGGCGCTGTCGGCCGAGCAACGGCGTGCGGTGCGCCGCGGCGCCCAATCCGCTTACCGCCACTGGTGGGACGAGACGGCGGCCCAGCCTCATTTCTTCGACCTGATGGCCGCAACGGGCGAGCCGGTCCGCGGGTGA
- a CDS encoding ElyC/SanA/YdcF family protein, whose translation MTTWVVLGARYILLASPDEPAPVDAVYALGVVSPERLDRAVDLIEAGHSDHLVMTVSSEAHWGEFCRREHGFTVTCVTPDPLTTRGEARSWARLAEQHDWGSVMVITMVPHLSRAEMYFQRCFSGELVMVDDGRDMESAVWVRQLFYESAAFVRYALSRGC comes from the coding sequence GTGACGACCTGGGTGGTCCTCGGTGCCCGCTATATCCTGCTTGCCTCACCGGACGAACCGGCGCCGGTGGATGCTGTCTACGCGCTGGGCGTGGTGTCACCGGAGCGACTAGACCGCGCCGTCGACCTGATCGAAGCCGGCCACAGTGATCACCTGGTCATGACGGTGTCGAGCGAGGCGCACTGGGGTGAGTTCTGTAGACGCGAGCACGGCTTCACCGTCACCTGCGTGACCCCCGATCCGCTCACCACGCGCGGGGAGGCGCGTTCCTGGGCGCGCCTGGCCGAACAGCATGACTGGGGCTCGGTCATGGTCATCACTATGGTTCCGCACCTGAGTCGGGCCGAGATGTATTTCCAGCGCTGCTTTTCGGGGGAATTGGTCATGGTGGACGACGGTCGTGACATGGAGAGTGCGGTGTGGGTGCGGCAGCTCTTCTATGAGTCGGCTGCATTCGTTCGTTATGCTTTGTCGCGGGGATGTTGA
- a CDS encoding polysaccharide biosynthesis tyrosine autokinase yields MELREYMRILLQSWWLVVTMTLAGVLAAGAFSMLVTPRYEATSQLYVSVRHDEADTASDLVQGATFAQQSVNSYIDLATSAIVLDNVIDELDLDTTSTSLRDSLSVASPENTVLISITASDENPGEASALANTTGEVFSRVVENEIEVADANGVSPIQVRMIQPAPVPEAPVSPNIPINIAVGLLLGLAVGVGIALLRSVLDTRIRSIRDIEQLTDAPILGRIPVDPEVATRPLIVHSDAMSPRAESFRSLRTNLQFIGAAGSQRVVVVTSAMPSEGKTNTVTNLAIALADNGASVVLVDADLRNPTVADVMGIEGGVGLTDVLIGRADLSEVLQHWGRRKLEILPSGAIPPNPSELLGSAAMEALLGRLGSRVDYVLIDSPPLLPVTDAAVMSKFATGTVLVVTPESTKRPQFSAALDTLHTIDSRLLGVVATKMPAKGADRALYPHYRYERARTGASPDHLDRDTAESAVDFGPTVHATEIETPASTMGAQDSRWRIGS; encoded by the coding sequence ATGGAATTGCGCGAATACATGCGAATTCTGCTCCAGAGCTGGTGGCTGGTTGTGACCATGACCCTGGCCGGAGTCCTCGCGGCGGGGGCGTTCTCGATGCTCGTCACACCTCGATATGAGGCGACGTCGCAACTGTACGTGTCCGTCCGTCATGATGAGGCCGACACCGCCAGCGACCTGGTGCAGGGTGCGACCTTCGCTCAGCAGTCGGTCAACAGCTACATCGACCTGGCGACGAGCGCAATCGTGCTCGACAACGTCATCGATGAACTCGACCTGGATACCACCAGCACCTCTCTGCGCGATTCGCTGTCGGTCGCCTCCCCGGAAAACACGGTACTGATCTCGATCACCGCTAGCGATGAGAATCCGGGCGAGGCCTCGGCGCTGGCCAATACCACCGGCGAGGTCTTCTCCCGGGTGGTGGAGAACGAGATCGAGGTGGCCGACGCGAACGGTGTCAGCCCTATCCAGGTGCGAATGATCCAGCCGGCACCGGTGCCCGAGGCTCCCGTCAGCCCGAACATCCCCATCAATATCGCCGTGGGACTGCTGTTGGGATTGGCTGTCGGCGTCGGCATCGCCCTGCTGCGCTCCGTGCTGGACACCCGCATCCGCTCGATCCGCGACATCGAGCAGCTCACGGACGCCCCGATCCTGGGACGCATTCCCGTGGACCCCGAGGTCGCCACCCGCCCGCTGATCGTGCACTCGGACGCGATGAGCCCGCGCGCAGAGTCGTTCCGCAGCCTACGCACGAATCTGCAGTTCATCGGTGCGGCAGGCAGTCAGCGCGTCGTCGTGGTGACCAGTGCGATGCCCAGCGAAGGCAAAACCAACACCGTGACCAACCTGGCGATCGCGCTCGCCGACAACGGCGCAAGCGTGGTGCTGGTGGATGCCGATCTGCGCAATCCCACCGTGGCCGACGTGATGGGAATTGAAGGCGGAGTGGGGCTCACCGATGTGCTCATTGGCCGTGCGGACCTCTCCGAGGTGCTGCAGCACTGGGGCCGCCGGAAGCTGGAGATCCTGCCCTCGGGCGCGATTCCTCCGAACCCCAGTGAGTTGCTGGGCTCCGCCGCCATGGAAGCGCTGCTGGGCCGGCTGGGCTCGAGAGTCGACTACGTGCTCATCGATTCCCCGCCGCTGCTGCCGGTCACCGACGCCGCCGTGATGTCGAAGTTCGCCACCGGGACGGTGCTGGTGGTGACCCCGGAGAGCACCAAGCGCCCGCAATTCTCCGCCGCCCTGGATACGCTGCACACCATCGACAGTCGACTGCTTGGCGTGGTGGCCACCAAGATGCCGGCGAAGGGCGCCGACCGGGCACTCTATCCGCACTACCGCTACGAGCGGGCGCGCACCGGGGCATCACCTGATCACCTGGACCGCGACACGGCGGAATCGGCGGTCGATTTCGGTCCCACGGTGCACGCCACGGAGATCGAAACCCCGGCGTCGACGATGGGTGCTCAGGACTCCCGATGGCGCATCGGATCCTGA
- a CDS encoding low molecular weight phosphatase family protein, protein MAHRILTVCTGNICRSPIAEHLLTTHLAHHDITVTSAGTHAMVGCAMPGQARHWSLLLGGHGAKEHRGVQLTAAQIQDADLVLALDRQHRRTVVELHPPASRYCFTLLEFAHIVSTMTEDKMTEELAPPGSGQEGSVMARVVALVGSMRGVVPPLDHRDDYDVVDPYLGSDDMYAHAAKVIETAVLRIAGFVDQVAHRPA, encoded by the coding sequence ATGGCGCATCGGATCCTGACCGTCTGCACCGGCAACATCTGCCGCTCGCCCATCGCGGAGCATCTCCTCACCACTCACCTCGCCCACCACGACATCACCGTGACCAGTGCGGGCACCCACGCCATGGTGGGCTGCGCTATGCCCGGACAGGCGCGACACTGGTCGTTACTGCTGGGTGGCCACGGCGCGAAAGAACACCGCGGAGTTCAACTCACTGCCGCGCAGATTCAGGACGCCGACCTGGTGCTAGCACTAGATCGCCAGCACCGGCGCACTGTGGTGGAACTACATCCACCCGCCAGCCGGTATTGCTTCACGTTGCTCGAATTCGCCCATATCGTCAGCACCATGACCGAAGACAAGATGACGGAAGAATTAGCACCACCGGGGAGCGGGCAGGAAGGCTCCGTCATGGCCCGAGTGGTCGCACTGGTGGGATCGATGCGCGGGGTAGTGCCGCCACTGGACCACCGTGACGACTACGACGTCGTCGATCCGTATCTTGGATCCGACGACATGTACGCCCACGCCGCGAAGGTCATCGAGACGGCGGTGCTGCGGATCGCCGGCTTTGTCGACCAGGTGGCGCACCGACCCGCATAG
- a CDS encoding diacylglycerol/lipid kinase family protein, which produces MPRRRRILVLLNPHAGRGALGGVTPQQFSDDAGIDAEIIVPDPDDHAVQMAQARRELAEGVDAVLVRGGDGMVAAGVNLVAQTEVPLGVIPAGTGNDFVRAARLPLSSPAALQHLLTALRAPELTTVAVDALHVILRAPGVTREWWVANSLNIGFDAEVNQRAETLRHIPGSLRYLVGLVQSLPRFHTRRMRLQLDEVAHDLDVALICVHNGGYIGGGIPLNTQAKHDDGVLNVSTVGRVSRTGVTLLFPLVYLGAHRLLRPLSAHQATRLRIHIPAGVPVYADGEAVHAPPLGTPSATEDAGNHELQVQVVPGAVRLIHSETVRHTQTW; this is translated from the coding sequence ATGCCACGACGACGCCGCATTCTGGTGCTGCTGAACCCCCATGCGGGACGCGGCGCGTTGGGTGGGGTGACCCCTCAACAGTTCAGTGATGACGCCGGGATTGACGCGGAGATCATCGTCCCGGACCCTGACGACCACGCGGTGCAGATGGCTCAGGCGCGCCGCGAACTTGCCGAGGGCGTGGACGCGGTGCTGGTGCGTGGCGGCGACGGCATGGTGGCTGCCGGAGTGAACCTGGTGGCGCAGACCGAAGTGCCATTAGGCGTGATCCCGGCAGGAACGGGCAACGACTTCGTTCGCGCCGCACGCCTGCCCCTCTCTTCACCGGCGGCACTGCAGCACCTCCTCACCGCCCTGCGTGCACCCGAGCTGACCACCGTTGCCGTCGATGCGCTGCATGTCATCCTGCGCGCCCCCGGCGTGACACGCGAATGGTGGGTGGCCAACTCGCTGAACATCGGTTTCGACGCAGAAGTCAACCAACGTGCCGAAACGCTGCGGCACATCCCCGGATCGCTGCGCTATCTGGTGGGATTGGTCCAATCCCTACCCAGGTTCCACACCCGACGCATGCGACTGCAGCTCGACGAGGTCGCCCATGACCTCGACGTCGCACTCATCTGCGTGCACAACGGAGGTTATATTGGCGGCGGGATTCCGCTGAACACGCAGGCGAAGCACGACGACGGGGTACTGAATGTCTCCACGGTGGGACGAGTCTCCCGCACCGGGGTGACCCTGTTGTTCCCGCTCGTCTACCTGGGTGCGCATCGGCTCTTGCGGCCGCTGAGTGCCCATCAAGCCACCCGACTGCGCATCCACATCCCCGCGGGTGTTCCGGTGTACGCGGACGGAGAAGCCGTCCACGCACCCCCGCTCGGCACCCCATCCGCCACCGAGGATGCGGGGAACCATGAGCTACAGGTGCAGGTCGTGCCCGGGGCCGTACGCCTCATTCACTCAGAGACAGTTCGCCACACTCAGACGTGGTGA
- the rlmH gene encoding 23S rRNA (pseudouridine(1915)-N(3))-methyltransferase RlmH, with amino-acid sequence MAVTILAVGRKHESWVQEGIERYEKRLKKPYTVTWQLLPHSARQHDHARAEESERILAKISPTDQLILLDERGTNLTSERLAEHVQSRFDTGQHVVLVIGGAYGVDDRVHQRANLVWSLSKLVFPHQLVRLVLAEQLYRAQEISGGRPYHHV; translated from the coding sequence ATGGCCGTTACCATCCTCGCCGTCGGACGCAAGCATGAATCCTGGGTGCAGGAGGGTATTGAACGGTATGAGAAACGGCTGAAAAAGCCCTACACCGTGACCTGGCAGTTGCTGCCACATTCGGCCCGCCAGCACGATCACGCCCGGGCAGAAGAGTCGGAACGGATCCTAGCGAAGATCTCTCCCACGGATCAGCTGATCCTATTGGACGAGCGCGGCACGAACCTGACCTCGGAGCGGCTGGCCGAGCACGTGCAGTCTCGGTTCGATACCGGTCAGCATGTAGTGCTGGTGATCGGCGGCGCCTACGGCGTGGATGACCGGGTGCATCAGCGCGCAAATCTGGTGTGGTCGCTGTCGAAGTTGGTGTTCCCACATCAGTTGGTGCGCCTGGTGTTGGCGGAGCAGCTGTATCGTGCCCAGGAGATTTCCGGGGGGCGCCCTTATCACCACGTCTGA
- a CDS encoding sodium/glutamate symporter, translating into MEFTPWVLLIDAGLIGVLLAIGTWLRAVIPWLQTMMIPASVMAGILGLAFGPNGLGLIPFSEYMGTYGSVLIAVVFACIALTDDFNIFKIGRNVASFSAYGVLMYSLQVALGMALVLMLIGPLFDAPDSIGVLLFAGWAGGFGSAAAIGDVFTQQAGDPEMASLAYTAATVGLIVGVVGGIIQAKIGASRGHAKAFRGMKSLPEDMRTGLIRKVEERPAIGQHTFSGASVESLAFQVGVVSAIAAGAYGVTLLVTSQWEDLTIPVFSVAFVIGLIVRSVMTRTKVSTYLDRGSLNSVAGSATDILIVCGIASIAPAIVAGYWVELLILFGFGLALCLVLGLVVAPRLMRDGWFEKQLFTWGWATGAVSTGVALLRITDPKLESGTMEEFGVAYIPVTPVEIAAVTFVPLLVIAGSAWLVVGIWGAIAVVAMVAAFFIIRANKRDAAAVSA; encoded by the coding sequence GTGGAATTCACCCCTTGGGTGCTGCTGATCGATGCTGGTCTGATCGGCGTCCTGCTGGCTATCGGAACCTGGCTTCGGGCCGTGATCCCGTGGCTACAGACCATGATGATTCCCGCCTCGGTGATGGCCGGCATTCTGGGTCTGGCCTTCGGTCCTAACGGGCTGGGCTTGATCCCCTTCTCGGAGTACATGGGCACTTATGGCTCTGTGCTGATTGCCGTGGTGTTCGCTTGCATTGCGCTGACCGATGACTTCAATATCTTCAAAATCGGACGCAACGTCGCATCCTTCTCCGCCTACGGTGTGCTGATGTACTCGTTGCAGGTCGCTCTGGGTATGGCACTGGTGCTGATGCTCATCGGCCCGCTCTTTGACGCTCCCGACAGCATCGGCGTGTTGCTCTTCGCCGGCTGGGCGGGTGGTTTTGGTTCCGCCGCTGCTATTGGTGACGTCTTCACCCAGCAGGCGGGCGACCCCGAGATGGCCTCGCTGGCCTACACTGCCGCAACCGTCGGCCTGATCGTCGGCGTCGTCGGCGGCATCATTCAGGCCAAGATCGGCGCCTCCCGCGGCCACGCCAAGGCTTTCCGTGGCATGAAGTCTCTGCCCGAAGACATGCGCACCGGCCTGATCCGCAAAGTGGAGGAACGCCCGGCCATCGGCCAGCATACTTTCTCCGGTGCCTCCGTGGAGTCACTGGCATTCCAGGTCGGTGTCGTTTCTGCTATTGCCGCCGGTGCCTACGGCGTGACCTTGCTGGTCACCTCGCAGTGGGAAGACCTGACGATCCCCGTGTTCTCCGTAGCGTTCGTGATCGGTTTGATCGTGCGCTCGGTGATGACCCGCACCAAGGTCTCTACCTACCTCGACCGCGGATCGCTGAACTCCGTGGCCGGTTCCGCCACCGACATCCTCATCGTCTGCGGTATCGCCTCCATCGCTCCGGCCATCGTTGCCGGTTACTGGGTCGAGCTGCTGATCCTCTTCGGCTTCGGCCTGGCCCTGTGCCTGGTGCTGGGCCTGGTGGTCGCACCGCGGCTGATGCGGGATGGCTGGTTCGAGAAGCAACTGTTCACCTGGGGTTGGGCCACCGGTGCAGTGTCCACCGGCGTGGCGCTGCTGCGCATTACCGACCCCAAGCTGGAATCCGGGACGATGGAAGAGTTCGGCGTGGCCTACATTCCGGTCACCCCCGTCGAGATCGCTGCGGTGACGTTCGTTCCGCTGCTGGTGATCGCCGGTTCCGCCTGGCTGGTGGTGGGCATCTGGGGCGCGATCGCCGTCGTCGCCATGGTTGCCGCGTTCTTCATTATTCGCGCCAACAAACGCGACGCCGCGGCGGTATCTGCCTGA
- a CDS encoding DoxX family protein — protein sequence MAQTQNPYAQLVRTPPLVADIALLAARIALGLIMMAHGWQKLDEWGLAGTGESFEQMGVPAPHMSATIAAGVEFGGGALLILGLLTPLAGIAITAVMAGAWGIAHWTDTVFVDQGGWELVAALTVGALVIAVVGPGRLSIDALFTRRRRGR from the coding sequence ATGGCTCAGACTCAGAACCCGTACGCCCAGCTCGTCCGCACACCCCCGCTGGTCGCCGACATCGCGCTACTAGCGGCCCGCATTGCCCTCGGGCTGATCATGATGGCCCACGGTTGGCAGAAGCTCGACGAGTGGGGCCTGGCTGGTACCGGAGAATCCTTCGAGCAGATGGGGGTGCCCGCGCCGCACATGTCAGCCACCATAGCCGCCGGCGTGGAATTCGGCGGGGGAGCGCTGCTGATCCTCGGGCTGTTGACGCCGCTGGCCGGCATTGCTATTACCGCGGTGATGGCCGGTGCCTGGGGCATCGCGCACTGGACTGACACCGTGTTCGTGGACCAGGGCGGTTGGGAATTGGTTGCCGCTCTCACCGTGGGTGCCCTGGTGATCGCCGTCGTCGGCCCCGGACGCCTCAGTATCGACGCGCTGTTTACTCGCCGTCGTCGGGGTCGGTGA
- the tadA gene encoding tRNA adenosine(34) deaminase TadA: MSLLPVPDDTALRGWMQEAIELAENAGDRGDVPIGAVVVDAAGNIIGTGANEREQHGDPTAHAEVLALRRAAHHRAQRHPNQEHSWRLDDCTLIVTLEPCAMCAGAIVLARIPRLVFGAWDEKAGACGSVFDVVREPRLNHEVQVHPGVLESECAALLTDFFDERRRN; the protein is encoded by the coding sequence ATGAGCCTGCTCCCGGTCCCTGACGACACCGCCCTGCGCGGCTGGATGCAGGAGGCGATCGAACTCGCTGAGAACGCTGGTGACCGCGGGGATGTGCCCATCGGCGCGGTGGTCGTCGACGCCGCCGGAAACATCATCGGCACCGGCGCCAATGAGCGAGAACAGCACGGCGATCCCACCGCCCATGCCGAGGTGCTGGCACTGCGTCGCGCGGCTCACCATCGGGCACAACGGCACCCCAACCAGGAGCACAGTTGGCGTCTGGATGATTGCACCCTGATCGTCACGCTGGAGCCGTGTGCCATGTGCGCCGGGGCGATCGTGCTGGCTCGGATCCCCCGGCTGGTGTTCGGCGCCTGGGACGAGAAAGCTGGTGCCTGTGGATCCGTCTTCGATGTCGTGAGGGAGCCTCGACTGAATCATGAGGTTCAGGTGCATCCGGGCGTGCTGGAATCCGAGTGCGCTGCGCTGCTCACCGACTTCTTCGACGAGCGTCGCCGCAACTAA
- the upp gene encoding uracil phosphoribosyltransferase encodes MQVHVVEHPLIAHKLTELRRQETPSNIFRQLTEELVMLLAYEATRNLELEDVEIQTPVTKTVGKRVMRPRPLVVPILRAGLGMLEGMVRMAPTAEVGFLGMARNEETLDIVTYAERLPADLTGRHVFVLDPMLATGGTLAESINFLYQRNARRVTCICLLGAPEGLARLEESHGDVDVDLYLASIDEKLTDKAYIYPGLGDAGDRLYGVAE; translated from the coding sequence ATGCAGGTACACGTTGTTGAGCACCCACTGATCGCCCACAAATTGACGGAGCTGCGTCGCCAGGAAACGCCCTCCAATATCTTCCGCCAGCTCACCGAGGAACTGGTGATGCTGTTGGCCTACGAGGCCACCCGGAACCTGGAATTGGAGGACGTCGAAATCCAAACGCCGGTCACCAAGACGGTGGGCAAACGTGTGATGCGTCCGCGCCCGCTAGTGGTCCCGATTCTGCGCGCGGGTCTGGGTATGCTCGAGGGTATGGTGCGCATGGCACCCACTGCTGAAGTCGGCTTCCTGGGCATGGCGCGCAATGAGGAAACCCTCGACATCGTGACCTACGCCGAGCGGCTGCCCGCCGACCTGACTGGTCGCCACGTGTTCGTGCTGGACCCGATGCTCGCCACCGGCGGCACCCTGGCCGAATCGATCAACTTCTTGTACCAGCGCAATGCGCGTCGGGTGACTTGCATCTGCCTGCTCGGTGCACCTGAAGGTCTGGCTCGGCTCGAAGAATCCCACGGTGACGTCGACGTCGACCTCTACTTGGCTTCCATTGACGAGAAGCTCACGGACAAAGCGTATATCTACCCTGGCCTGGGAGATGCTGGAGATCGCCTGTACGGCGTCGCAGAATAA
- a CDS encoding winged helix-turn-helix domain-containing protein produces MTTSPQGYVHISVRNAQRRAERARMYRNHGGATPVATQRTLRSVSDVESDEQHFTGEEPSTMLAPNGASNLQAVAQETEARGFVIYVGMDEAAASAAGTSLTRLANELRHYVESLVPGADSHAAVAIAPAGAPGDDLEVVRQVLGDPTMQQSIRPDLAQPPAPVSTRQPGVLIDLARREVLLDGEALNLTYKEFELLNYLVENGGRTVNRDELLESLWKNSDEVPNERTIDVHIRRLRAKLGRLSGTVRTVRGQGYRFYEHPEVVVWAAPEYSI; encoded by the coding sequence ATGACAACTTCACCGCAGGGATACGTTCACATCTCCGTTCGCAACGCTCAGCGTCGAGCCGAACGAGCGCGAATGTATCGCAACCACGGTGGCGCCACTCCGGTGGCGACGCAGCGCACTTTGCGCTCCGTCAGCGATGTGGAGTCGGATGAACAGCATTTCACCGGCGAAGAGCCCAGCACCATGTTGGCTCCCAACGGGGCGTCGAACCTGCAGGCCGTGGCCCAGGAAACCGAAGCCCGCGGCTTCGTCATCTACGTGGGCATGGACGAGGCAGCCGCCTCCGCAGCTGGCACCTCGCTGACCCGCCTGGCCAACGAACTGCGCCACTATGTGGAATCCCTGGTTCCCGGTGCCGATTCTCACGCCGCCGTGGCCATCGCCCCGGCCGGTGCCCCTGGTGACGATCTCGAGGTCGTGCGTCAGGTACTCGGCGACCCGACCATGCAGCAGAGCATCCGCCCGGATCTCGCCCAGCCGCCGGCTCCAGTGTCGACCCGCCAGCCGGGCGTGCTGATCGATCTGGCCCGCCGCGAAGTGCTGCTCGATGGCGAAGCCCTGAACCTCACCTACAAGGAATTCGAGCTGCTCAACTACCTCGTCGAAAATGGCGGGCGCACCGTCAACCGCGACGAGTTGCTGGAATCCCTGTGGAAGAACTCCGATGAGGTCCCCAACGAGCGCACCATCGACGTGCACATCCGTCGTCTGCGGGCCAAGCTTGGCCGTCTTTCCGGCACCGTGCGCACCGTACGCGGCCAGGGGTACCGGTTCTACGAGCACCCGGAGGTCGTCGTCTGGGCGGCTCCCGAATACAGCATCTGA
- a CDS encoding carboxymuconolactone decarboxylase family protein codes for MDALSFYLDKSDPGAWKAVGQLATAATGSARAAGLDDQLIELVNIRVSQINGCAYCLDVHLPRAEQAGVSSQRLGTVAAWREAEQLFSEEERAALDLAEAVTRLPDQESLHVSQIMAAAVLTDAQYSAVQWLAMTMNLTNRISILSHHPVKLRS; via the coding sequence GTGGACGCACTGTCCTTCTATCTCGACAAGTCAGATCCTGGCGCGTGGAAAGCCGTCGGTCAGTTGGCCACCGCAGCGACCGGCTCGGCCCGTGCCGCAGGACTCGACGACCAGCTCATCGAGTTGGTGAACATTCGGGTCTCCCAAATCAACGGCTGCGCTTACTGCCTCGATGTGCACCTGCCCCGCGCCGAACAAGCCGGGGTGTCCTCGCAGCGTCTGGGCACGGTAGCGGCCTGGCGCGAAGCCGAGCAACTCTTCTCCGAGGAGGAACGCGCTGCGCTGGATCTGGCCGAGGCTGTGACGCGGCTGCCCGACCAGGAGAGCCTGCACGTCTCCCAGATCATGGCGGCCGCTGTACTCACCGATGCCCAGTACTCGGCTGTGCAATGGTTGGCGATGACGATGAACCTCACCAACCGGATCTCGATCCTCTCCCACCACCCGGTGAAGCTGCGCTCCTAA